A genomic stretch from Spiroplasma endosymbiont of Clivina fossor includes:
- the plsX gene encoding phosphate acyltransferase PlsX — MKIAVDVMGSDLGHKPLISGVIKFLQQYNDIDIILVGNELIIKEYLIGSKLNEKLLSRISFKHANEEIMMTDSILDIRRKNDNSMSKAIECVANKEADAVLTAGATGPFLAANHFILKEITGVSRPAFMAIMPTKIKNKQVVLIDAGANVENDSNDLEIFAMMANIYVQKIWELSQPKVALLNIGTEEKKGKEYHQETYIKLSNNSQLNFVGNIEPNNFMNGDIDIVVTDGFTGNISLKAVEGTARNLLQVLRNQFTKNIFRKLASLCLKKAFNEVKEIFDYRNTGGAILIGVNGIVFKAHGSSDVKAFFSTLKLVRKALLEDVLSLIKNNVVKEEGK; from the coding sequence GTGAAAATTGCAGTAGATGTTATGGGCTCAGATTTAGGACATAAACCACTAATAAGTGGTGTCATAAAATTTTTACAACAATATAATGACATTGATATTATTTTAGTTGGTAACGAACTGATAATTAAAGAATATTTAATTGGTTCTAAATTAAATGAAAAGTTATTATCACGGATTAGTTTTAAACATGCTAATGAAGAAATAATGATGACTGATAGTATTTTAGATATTAGAAGAAAAAACGATAATTCAATGAGTAAAGCAATTGAATGTGTTGCTAATAAAGAAGCTGATGCAGTATTAACAGCAGGGGCTACGGGTCCTTTTTTAGCAGCTAATCATTTTATTTTAAAAGAAATAACTGGTGTCAGTCGTCCAGCTTTTATGGCAATTATGCCAACAAAAATAAAAAATAAGCAAGTTGTGCTTATTGATGCGGGAGCTAATGTTGAAAATGATAGTAATGATTTAGAAATATTTGCTATGATGGCAAATATTTATGTTCAAAAAATTTGAGAATTATCGCAACCAAAAGTAGCATTATTAAATATTGGTACAGAAGAGAAAAAAGGTAAGGAATATCATCAAGAAACTTATATAAAATTAAGTAACAATTCACAATTAAATTTTGTTGGTAATATTGAACCTAATAATTTTATGAATGGTGATATTGATATTGTTGTAACTGATGGTTTTACTGGTAATATTTCCTTGAAAGCGGTTGAAGGAACGGCACGGAATTTATTGCAAGTTTTACGAAATCAGTTTACTAAGAATATCTTTCGTAAGCTAGCATCATTATGTTTGAAAAAAGCATTTAATGAAGTTAAAGAAATTTTTGATTATCGAAATACGGGTGGAGCAATTTTAATTGGTGTTAATGGCATTGTTTTTAAAGCGCATGGTAGTAGTGATGTTAAAGCATTTTTTAGTACTTTAAAATTAGTTCGTAAAGCGCTTTTAGAAGATGTATTATCACTAATTAAAAATAATGTTGTTAAAGAAGAAGGAAAATAA
- the rnc gene encoding ribonuclease III, producing MFIEEIKILLKTFNLEPRNIHLYEEALTHSSYANEKQLNYNYQRLEFLGDAVLQMYTTLYLYRINDDLNEGELTIWRSQIVREETLAQVCRFYKMNEYIRLGKGEIQTSGREKDSILGDVFEAIVGAIYLDLGQQAVNTFLIQTLFKKIKDKSIYLVKDYKTLLQEYLQTERQDPIEYKVIFEHKDKNSYQYVAIVKSGDIIFGKGSGSSHSKAEQAAAKDAYLKLVKVVKIKR from the coding sequence ATGTTTATTGAAGAAATTAAAATTTTGTTAAAAACATTTAATTTAGAACCACGAAATATTCATTTATATGAGGAAGCATTGACTCATAGTTCATATGCTAATGAAAAGCAATTAAATTATAATTATCAACGATTAGAATTTTTAGGTGATGCGGTGTTGCAAATGTATACAACATTATATTTATATCGAATAAATGATGATTTAAATGAAGGCGAGTTAACAATTTGACGAAGTCAAATTGTTAGAGAAGAAACCTTAGCACAAGTATGTAGATTTTATAAGATGAATGAATATATTCGCTTAGGTAAAGGCGAAATTCAAACGAGTGGTCGTGAAAAAGATAGTATTTTAGGTGATGTTTTTGAAGCGATTGTTGGTGCTATTTATTTAGATTTAGGACAACAAGCCGTTAATACATTTTTAATACAAACATTATTTAAAAAAATTAAAGATAAAAGTATTTATTTAGTTAAAGACTATAAAACTTTATTACAAGAATATTTACAAACTGAACGCCAAGACCCCATTGAGTATAAAGTTATTTTTGAACATAAAGATAAAAATAGTTATCAATATGTTGCTATTGTAAAAAGTGGTGACATTATTTTTGGTAAGGGAAGTGGTAGTTCACATAGTAAAGCTGAGCAAGCAGCTGCAAAAGATGCTTATTTAAAATTAGTTAAGGTTGTTAAAATAAAAAGATAG
- a CDS encoding IS1/IS1595 family N-terminal zinc-binding domain-containing protein translates to MEKIIQELVNTLTDDQFLEFYEKVKQQAELIKKQKRLNEIDQKFRAQGIKCPKCESYHCVKNGHNSEGKQKYLCKNCRASFDAFRNHFIYWSHLNYEQWNLLIQISLLGQSSKTISHFIKTTLKTAWYNRQKLMKTKQLENTQLKFKKLSGKIQIDETFIKEIHKGNFKYKTDPRRIHLDPFATNTKCCIQMAIDNNNNIYVKSTNTKRLQKQWVIENMNKELINENSIITSDMQKLYFLVAKQTNSTLCVTKTTINPEASYRNLNKISKLQSSLKEALIHYHGLGFTNIQNYLNLWKWKYQHKGLTPNQQTAVLYFNV, encoded by the coding sequence ATGGAAAAAATAATTCAAGAACTAGTAAATACTTTAACAGATGATCAATTTTTAGAATTTTATGAAAAAGTCAAACAACAAGCAGAATTAATAAAAAAACAAAAACGTTTAAATGAAATTGATCAAAAATTTAGAGCGCAAGGTATTAAATGCCCTAAATGTGAATCTTACCATTGCGTTAAAAATGGACATAATTCAGAAGGAAAACAAAAATATTTATGTAAAAATTGCCGTGCAAGTTTTGACGCTTTTCGTAATCATTTTATTTATTGAAGTCATTTAAATTATGAACAATGAAATTTATTGATTCAAATTTCATTGCTGGGGCAATCTAGTAAAACAATTTCTCATTTTATTAAAACTACATTAAAAACTGCTTGATATAATCGTCAAAAATTAATGAAAACAAAACAATTAGAAAATACCCAATTAAAATTTAAAAAATTATCTGGTAAAATCCAAATCGATGAAACATTTATTAAAGAAATCCATAAAGGAAATTTCAAATATAAAACTGATCCACGAAGAATTCACCTTGACCCATTCGCAACTAATACTAAATGCTGTATTCAAATGGCAATTGATAATAATAACAATATTTATGTTAAATCCACAAACACCAAACGTTTACAAAAACAATGAGTTATTGAAAATATGAACAAAGAATTAATTAACGAAAATTCAATTATTACTTCTGATATGCAAAAATTATATTTTTTAGTAGCAAAACAAACAAATTCTACTTTATGTGTAACTAAAACAACAATTAATCCTGAAGCTAGTTATCGTAACTTAAATAAAATCAGTAAATTACAATCTAGTCTTAAAGAAGCCTTAATTCATTATCATGGTTTAGGTTTTACTAATATTCAAAATTATTTAAATCTCTGAAAATGAAAATACCAACATAAGGGTTTAACTCCAAACCAACAAACAGCGGTATTATATTTTAATGTATAA
- a CDS encoding integrase core domain-containing protein has product MPCKEQWKDFGELGITIKRIRTDNAPEFTTTNWSNKKAYKVKERPFTTFLSKNGIIHETTPIRSPQSNGKIERFHRNYNSLFWFKKCGFEIKFDVKQLQIHLNEWYTFYNFKRKHKSLNYKTPFETLNKFIIAK; this is encoded by the coding sequence ATGCCATGCAAAGAGCAATGAAAAGATTTTGGCGAACTTGGCATAACAATTAAACGCATTCGCACTGATAATGCTCCGGAATTCACTACTACTAATTGAAGTAATAAAAAAGCATACAAAGTAAAAGAAAGACCTTTTACAACCTTTCTTTCAAAAAATGGAATTATCCATGAAACCACACCAATCCGTTCTCCTCAGAGCAACGGAAAGATTGAACGGTTTCACCGTAATTATAATAGTTTATTTTGGTTTAAAAAATGTGGTTTTGAAATAAAATTTGATGTTAAACAATTACAAATTCATTTGAATGAGTGGTACACATTTTATAATTTCAAACGAAAACATAAAAGCTTGAATTACAAAACTCCATTTGAAACTTTAAATAAATTTATTATTGCAAAATAA
- a CDS encoding IS1/IS1595 family N-terminal zinc-binding domain-containing protein: MEKIIQELVNTLTDDQFLEFYEKVKQQAELIKKQKRLNEIDQKFRAQGIKCPKCESYHCVKNGHNSEGKQKYLCKNCRASFDAFRNHFIY, translated from the coding sequence ATGGAAAAAATAATTCAAGAACTAGTAAATACTTTAACAGATGATCAATTTTTAGAATTTTATGAAAAAGTCAAACAACAAGCAGAATTAATAAAAAAACAAAAACGTTTAAATGAAATTGATCAAAAATTTAGAGCGCAAGGTATTAAATGCCCTAAATGTGAATCTTACCATTGCGTTAAAAATGGACATAATTCAGAAGGAAAACAAAAATATTTATGTAAAAATTGCCGTGCAAGTTTTGACGCTTTTCGTAATCATTTTATTTATTAG
- a CDS encoding IS256 family transposase, producing MTKKIKKEPDAIDKVVDYFLENIDNPQDLFKGNTIFQEFTKKLTERMLNTEIKDYLETDENHNKRNGNTQKTIITKNGSIAIDVPRDRNSTFEPVIIPKRQRWFDNFDQKVISLYARGMTISDIKAQLQEFYHGAEISESLISQITDDVIEEVKMWQTKPLEKIYPIVYFDCIVVKVKQDKRIINKAVYLALGINLDGLKDILGMWISENEGAKFWLNNLTEMKNRGLQDILVACSDNLTGMSDAIEAVFPKTQHQLCIVHQIRNSLKFVPYKDRKLVANDLKSIYTAINEEIALVALDHFSEKWNKKYPQITKSWKNNWNNLIIFLEYPQEFRRIIYTTNAIESVNSQLRKVIKNKKIFPNDASVFKIFYLAFQNMVKKWTMPIQNWGSAISHLMIKFEDRVNLS from the coding sequence ATGACAAAAAAAATAAAAAAAGAACCTGACGCAATTGATAAAGTTGTTGATTATTTTTTAGAAAATATTGATAATCCACAAGATTTATTTAAAGGCAATACTATTTTTCAGGAATTTACCAAAAAATTAACTGAACGAATGTTAAATACGGAAATTAAAGATTATCTTGAAACTGATGAGAATCATAATAAAAGAAATGGCAACACACAAAAAACCATTATTACTAAAAATGGTTCAATCGCAATTGATGTACCAAGAGATCGAAATAGTACTTTTGAACCAGTAATTATTCCGAAAAGACAAAGATGATTTGATAACTTTGATCAAAAAGTAATTTCTTTATATGCAAGAGGAATGACAATTTCTGATATCAAAGCACAATTGCAAGAATTCTATCACGGAGCAGAAATTTCAGAAAGTTTAATTAGTCAAATAACTGATGATGTTATTGAAGAAGTTAAAATGTGACAAACTAAACCTTTAGAGAAGATTTATCCGATTGTTTATTTTGATTGTATTGTTGTTAAAGTAAAGCAAGATAAACGAATAATAAATAAAGCAGTTTATCTTGCCTTAGGAATTAATTTAGATGGTTTAAAAGATATTTTAGGAATGTGAATTAGCGAGAATGAGGGCGCCAAATTTTGACTTAATAATCTTACGGAAATGAAAAATCGTGGCTTACAAGATATTCTTGTTGCTTGTAGCGATAATTTAACTGGAATGTCTGATGCAATAGAAGCTGTGTTCCCAAAAACACAGCACCAATTATGCATTGTTCATCAAATTCGTAATAGTTTAAAATTTGTCCCTTACAAAGATCGCAAACTTGTAGCTAATGATTTAAAATCAATTTATACAGCAATTAATGAAGAAATAGCGCTAGTTGCTTTAGATCATTTTTCTGAAAAATGAAATAAAAAGTATCCACAAATTACTAAATCATGAAAAAATAACTGAAATAATTTAATAATTTTTCTTGAATATCCTCAAGAATTTAGAAGGATTATTTACACAACTAATGCGATTGAATCTGTTAATAGTCAACTAAGAAAAGTCATTAAGAATAAAAAGATTTTTCCTAATGACGCATCAGTTTTTAAAATATTTTATTTAGCATTTCAAAATATGGTTAAGAAATGAACGATGCCAATTCAAAATTGGGGTAGTGCAATTTCACATTTAATGATAAAATTTGAGGACAGAGTGAATTTAAGTTAA
- a CDS encoding PQQ-binding-like beta-propeller repeat protein: MKKLLSLLSTITISSGGMAGIVANNPYQKQEQLENINDKRQKRSNNENINRVKIVITAKEQIESSGVVFNNKVYFGSHDHNVYEYDPVTKEQKTVIKTNGQVITSGVVFNNKLYFGSSDKNVYEYNPATGQQKTVIKTNRWIDSSGVVFNTKLYFGSSDKNVYEYNPATKQQKIVFKTNGEILSKGIILNNNLYFGSWDKNVYEYDPVTEQQKTIIRTKGRVQTSGVVFNNKIYFGSHDHNVYEYDPVTEQQKIVITANNIIRSSGVVFNNKLYFGSSDNNVYEYDPATGQQKIVIKTNGEVISSGVVLNNKLYVGSWDKNVYEYSQYNLNSNLGQINDNSDNAILNELNYLNPDLDISQLEIINKTNNSAIVKIKDNLNNNIKIHYSINNQQNKIINLNELIKRAVFFKFRDENPNLKFKEINYIDTNNLNFSDIEITKKENSFLWSNVPKNVCSDREIINKTPNIRSFNVPACEYNSKSKLVFQITTGLTKTKQENKLNGWNINADDEMKLTDFTNINNKNSEIINVLSNEFDLSNTNKQEQEMILSIFKEPADKFELNPNEKLKITYPVRIISSNVILNLKQKITGNITAKIIDDNNKKQIVTLSITEIMQILQKYSLLPNEITIDKNNDKITFNGEAFFSSEREGPVRTNTVTTIV, encoded by the coding sequence ATGAAAAAATTACTTAGTTTATTAAGTACAATAACAATATCAAGTGGTGGAATGGCTGGAATCGTTGCCAATAATCCTTATCAAAAACAAGAGCAATTAGAAAATATAAATGATAAAAGACAAAAACGAAGCAATAATGAAAATATAAATAGAGTAAAAATTGTTATTACAGCAAAAGAGCAAATTGAATCTTCTGGGGTAGTATTTAATAATAAAGTATATTTTGGTTCACATGATCATAATGTTTATGAATATGATCCAGTAACCAAAGAACAAAAAACTGTTATTAAAACAAATGGACAAGTTATTACTTCTGGTGTAGTATTTAATAATAAACTATATTTTGGTTCGTCAGATAAAAATGTTTATGAATATAATCCTGCCACAGGACAACAAAAAACTGTTATTAAAACAAATAGATGAATTGATTCTTCTGGTGTAGTATTTAATACTAAACTATATTTTGGTTCGTCAGATAAAAATGTTTATGAATATAATCCTGCAACAAAACAACAAAAAATTGTTTTTAAAACAAATGGAGAAATTCTTTCTAAAGGAATTATTTTAAATAATAATTTATATTTTGGCTCATGAGATAAAAATGTTTATGAATATGATCCAGTAACAGAACAACAAAAAACTATTATTAGAACAAAAGGGCGAGTTCAAACTTCTGGGGTAGTATTTAATAATAAAATATATTTTGGTTCACATGATCATAATGTTTATGAATATGATCCAGTAACAGAACAACAAAAAATCGTTATTACAGCGAATAATATTATAAGGTCTTCTGGTGTAGTATTTAATAATAAACTATATTTTGGTTCGTCAGATAACAATGTTTATGAATATGATCCGGCCACAGGACAACAAAAAATTGTTATTAAAACAAATGGAGAAGTTATATCTTCTGGTGTGGTTTTAAACAACAAATTATATGTTGGCTCATGAGATAAAAATGTTTATGAATATAGTCAGTATAATTTAAATTCAAATTTGGGACAAATTAATGATAATTCTGATAATGCAATTTTAAATGAATTAAATTATTTAAATCCTGATTTAGATATATCACAATTAGAAATTATTAATAAAACAAATAATTCAGCTATAGTAAAGATAAAAGATAATTTAAATAATAATATAAAAATACATTATTCAATTAATAATCAACAAAATAAAATTATTAATTTAAATGAATTAATTAAAAGAGCAGTATTTTTTAAGTTTCGTGATGAAAACCCTAATTTAAAATTTAAGGAAATAAATTATATTGATACTAATAATTTAAATTTTTCAGATATTGAAATAACAAAAAAAGAAAATTCATTTTTATGATCTAATGTTCCTAAAAATGTATGTTCTGATAGAGAAATCATCAATAAAACTCCAAATATAAGATCATTTAATGTACCTGCTTGTGAATATAATTCGAAATCAAAATTAGTATTTCAAATTACAACAGGATTAACTAAAACAAAACAAGAAAATAAATTAAATGGTTGAAACATAAATGCTGATGATGAAATGAAATTAACAGATTTTACAAATATAAATAATAAAAATTCTGAAATCATTAATGTATTATCAAATGAATTTGATTTATCAAACACAAATAAACAAGAACAAGAAATGATTTTAAGTATTTTTAAGGAACCCGCTGATAAATTTGAACTTAATCCCAATGAAAAATTAAAAATTACTTATCCAGTAAGAATAATTTCATCTAATGTTATATTAAATTTAAAACAAAAAATTACAGGAAATATTACTGCCAAAATAATTGACGATAACAATAAAAAACAAATAGTTACATTATCAATTACAGAAATAATGCAAATTTTACAAAAATATAGTTTATTACCCAATGAAATTACTATAGATAAAAACAATGATAAAATAACATTTAACGGTGAAGCATTTTTTTCATCAGAAAGAGAAGGGCCAGTAAGAACAAATACAGTTACTACTATAGTATAA
- a CDS encoding UPF0236 family transposase-like protein → MLEINNNVKTLGNKHWFSLFATHKNMYTNKCEQLANEYEKLDEYLYLYHYRLKQGYKVVHFAWRTIITIFGDVTFKRRRYKYWNQKSGKFEYRLGT, encoded by the coding sequence ATGTTAGAAATTAATAATAATGTAAAAACCTTAGGAAACAAGCATTGATTCAGTTTATTCGCAACCCATAAAAATATGTACACTAACAAATGTGAACAATTAGCTAATGAATACGAAAAATTGGATGAATACTTATATTTATATCATTATCGGTTAAAACAAGGTTATAAAGTAGTTCATTTTGCTTGAAGAACAATTATTACAATTTTTGGTGATGTTACTTTTAAACGACGCCGATATAAATATTGAAATCAAAAATCAGGTAAATTTGAATATAGACTTGGTACATAA
- a CDS encoding transposase family protein → MFSGKKRQHSLKSQIIIDLFNNKIISVDFCYGSTHDYKLFLKSNTLINPKLELIADSGYQGLQNVHKNTLLPIKKSKNNPLNPDKKEYNSFLSKVRIVIEHVFARLKRFKILVYRYRNKIRRFGGTVQLTVSLSN, encoded by the coding sequence TTATTTTCTGGTAAGAAAAGGCAACATTCATTAAAATCGCAAATAATTATTGATTTATTTAACAATAAAATTATTTCAGTAGATTTTTGTTATGGCAGTACTCATGATTATAAGTTATTTTTAAAATCAAATACACTTATAAATCCAAAATTAGAATTAATTGCCGATTCAGGATATCAAGGTTTGCAAAATGTTCATAAAAATACATTATTGCCAATTAAAAAGAGTAAAAATAATCCTTTAAATCCAGATAAAAAGGAATATAATAGCTTTTTAAGTAAAGTTAGAATTGTCATTGAACATGTTTTTGCTAGATTAAAAAGATTTAAAATACTAGTTTATCGTTATCGCAATAAGATTAGAAGATTTGGAGGGACTGTACAATTAACTGTGTCTCTAAGTAATTAA
- a CDS encoding IS256 family transposase, with protein sequence MTKKIKKEPDAIDKVVDYFLENIDNPQDLFKGNTIFQEFTKKLTERMLNTEIKDYLETDENHNKRNGNTQKTIITKNGSIAIDVPRDRNSTFEPVIIPKRQRRFDNFDQKVISLYARGMTISDIKAQLQEFYHGAEISESLISQITDDVIEEVKMWQTKPLEKIYPIVYFDCIVVKVKQDKRIINKAVYLALGINLDGLKDILGMWISENEGAKFWLNNLTEMKNRGLQDILVACSDNLTGMSDAIEAVFPKTQHQLCIVHQIRNSLKFVPYKDRKLVANDLKSIYTAINEEIALIALDHFSEKWNKKYPQITKSWKNNWNNLIIFLEYPQEFRRIIYTTNAIESVNSQLRKVIKNKKIFPNDASVSKIFYLAFQNMVKKWTMPIQNWGSAISHLMIKFEDRVNLS encoded by the coding sequence ATGACAAAAAAAATAAAAAAAGAACCTGACGCAATTGATAAAGTTGTTGATTATTTTTTAGAAAATATTGATAATCCACAAGATTTATTTAAAGGCAATACTATTTTTCAGGAATTTACCAAAAAATTAACTGAACGAATGTTAAATACGGAAATTAAAGATTATCTTGAAACTGATGAGAATCATAATAAAAGAAATGGCAACACACAAAAAACCATTATTACTAAAAATGGTTCAATCGCAATTGATGTACCAAGAGATCGAAATAGTACTTTTGAACCAGTAATTATTCCAAAAAGACAAAGAAGATTTGATAACTTTGATCAAAAAGTAATTTCTTTATATGCAAGAGGAATGACAATTTCTGATATCAAAGCACAATTGCAAGAATTCTATCACGGAGCAGAAATTTCAGAAAGTTTAATTAGTCAAATAACTGATGATGTTATTGAAGAAGTTAAAATGTGACAAACTAAACCTTTAGAGAAGATTTATCCGATTGTTTATTTTGATTGTATTGTTGTTAAAGTAAAGCAAGATAAACGAATAATAAATAAAGCAGTTTATCTTGCCTTAGGAATTAATTTAGATGGTTTAAAAGATATTTTAGGAATGTGAATTAGTGAGAATGAGGGAGCCAAATTTTGACTTAATAATCTTACGGAAATGAAAAATCGTGGGTTACAAGATATTCTTGTTGCTTGTAGTGATAATTTAACTGGGATGTCTGATGCAATAGAAGCTGTTTTCCCAAAAACACAGCATCAATTATGCATTGTTCATCAAATTCGCAATAGTTTAAAATTTGTTCCTTACAAAGATCGCAAACTTGTAGCTAATGATTTAAAATCAATTTATACAGCAATTAATGAAGAAATAGCGTTAATTGCTTTAGATCATTTTTCAGAAAAATGAAATAAAAAGTATCCACAAATTACTAAATCATGAAAAAATAACTGAAATAATTTAATAATTTTTCTTGAATATCCTCAGGAATTTAGAAGAATTATTTACACAACTAATGCGATTGAATCTGTTAATAGTCAATTAAGAAAAGTCATTAAGAATAAAAAGATTTTTCCTAATGACGCATCAGTTTCTAAAATATTTTATTTAGCATTTCAAAATATGGTTAAGAAATGAACGATGCCAATTCAAAATTGGGGTAGTGCAATTTCACATTTAATGATAAAATTTGAGGACAGAGTGAATTTAAGTTAA
- a CDS encoding Mbov_0401 family ICE element transposase-like protein — MCTKSYVCLLDKEIGLLPKQRIYFDVQFKVLSLLGDGKRYRDVLDALNHCYISKASISNILNKYDIAEYFQLAEKETKTRIDVKNKNLYIQLDETFLATLDKKIKQDQRIRLVTFHTGHKEKNYKHARRALENKRGHFLMLKVGKRINTMDYRDLLIKELQKHYVNINYYKIIVCGDGDTWIREIANSFGNVRYILDGYHAIKKLKQTAFNIIFENRKVTLNSWIKLYKDGNHQELIKNIRNIAKNELNKDIKTNLRKASNYFSNNKQGIHHQNLEWNIGCSIESDVSHLVKQQLGYGAKIYNHKNLNNLLHLRMANLNKLNVLHYINENINSEIEIRKEIYKNSLWNKYNRLLAKLIW, encoded by the coding sequence TTATGTACCAAGTCTTATGTATGTTTGTTAGATAAAGAAATTGGCTTATTGCCTAAACAACGCATTTATTTTGATGTCCAATTTAAAGTTTTAAGTCTTTTGGGAGATGGTAAACGGTATCGTGATGTTTTAGATGCTCTAAATCATTGTTATATTTCAAAAGCTAGTATTTCAAATATTTTAAATAAATACGATATTGCCGAATATTTTCAACTAGCAGAAAAAGAAACTAAAACTAGAATTGATGTCAAAAATAAGAATTTATATATTCAACTAGATGAAACATTTTTAGCAACATTAGATAAGAAAATTAAACAAGACCAAAGAATTCGTTTAGTTACTTTTCATACCGGACATAAAGAAAAAAATTATAAACATGCTCGTAGAGCGTTAGAAAATAAACGAGGTCATTTTCTAATGTTAAAAGTTGGTAAACGAATAAATACGATGGATTATCGTGATTTATTAATTAAAGAATTGCAAAAACATTATGTAAATATTAATTATTACAAAATAATTGTTTGTGGTGATGGTGATACTTGAATTAGAGAAATCGCCAATAGTTTTGGTAATGTTAGATATATTTTAGATGGTTATCATGCTATTAAAAAATTAAAACAAACTGCATTTAATATTATTTTTGAAAATCGCAAAGTAACATTAAATAGTTGAATTAAATTATATAAGGATGGAAATCATCAAGAATTAATCAAAAACATTCGTAATATTGCTAAAAATGAATTAAATAAAGATATTAAAACAAATTTAAGAAAGGCGAGTAATTATTTCAGTAATAATAAGCAAGGTATTCATCATCAAAATTTAGAATGAAATATCGGTTGTAGCATTGAAAGTGATGTATCGCATTTAGTAAAACAACAATTAGGATATGGAGCAAAAATATATAATCATAAGAATTTAAATAATCTATTACATTTAAGAATGGCAAATTTAAACAAATTAAATGTATTACATTACATTAATGAAAATATTAATTCAGAAATAGAAATCAGAAAAGAAATATATAAAAATTCATTATGAAATAAATATAATAGACTTCTTGCAAAATTAATATGATAA